Below is a window of Mycobacterium dioxanotrophicus DNA.
GTCCGCGTTGCCGCCGACGCTGGCACCCTCGCTGAGGTCGATCTGGCAGCCCAATTGGAGCCCGAGGACCAGGGTGCCGGAGTTGACGGCGACGCCGCCGTTGCCGTCGATCGTGGCCGCGGCCTTGCCCGTGACGAATCCCTCGCGGGTGAACGCGGTTGCTGCCATGTTCGGCACCGAATTGATGGTCATCCGGGTCAGCGACGCGCTGAGATGCCACCCGTCGTCGGTGTCAGCCGACTGCGTGACGTCGGCCACCGGAAGCGGATCCGCGACGGCTACCCCACCTGCCAGGCAGAGCAGCGACACCGCACCGACGCCGGCGCCGAGAAGTCTGAACACGTGCACCCCGCCTAAGCCCCAAAAAGGTCTGGTCGGTGACTGATTCAGGCACCGACGGCGATCCTAGGAGGCTGTGCTGAGTGGTTCCTGGTACCCGAATGCGGATGACCGGTGGACTGGCGCGGCGGGGTGGTGACGGGCCGAGCTGTGCGCCCGAACCGTCAGGCGTATTTGATCTGCAGGGCAACGCCGACGATCGACACCAGCCAGATGCCGGTGACGAACAGCGTCAGTCGGTCGAGGTTCTTCTCGACCACCGTGGAGCCGGACAGGCTGGACTGGACGCCGCCGCCGAACAGGGTGGACAGGCCGCCACCCTTGGCACGGTGCAGCAGGACCAGCAGCACGACCAGCACACTGGTCACGACCAGGATGATCTGCAGCGCCAATTGCATGGCCGCCAGAATACCTGGTCAGGCTGCCGGTCCCGGCCCCGGGGTTACGGCAGGGGTCCACCTGCGGCGATGGCCGACAGGGTGGCGAACTGCTCGCCGTCCAGCGACGCACCACCGACGAGGGCACCGTCGATATCGGGCTGCGCAACGATCTCACCGGCGTTCTTGGCGTTCACCGAGCCGCCGTAGAGCACCCGGATACCCGCGGCGAGCTCGGGCGTCGACAGGTTGCCGAGTTCGTCGCGGATGGCCTTGCAGACCTCCTGCGCGTCGGCTGCGCTGGCCACCCGGCCCGTGCCGATGGCCCACACCGGCTCGTAGGCGATGACGACCTGGCCGATCTGCTCTTTCGACAGCCCGGCAAGCGAGCCGCGCAGCGAGTTGATGTTGAACTCGACGTGGTCGCCGGCCTCACGCACCTCGAGCTGCTCACCGATGCAGACGATCGGCGTGACGCCATGCTTGAACGCCGCGGCGGTCTTGGCGGCCACCAGCGCATCGTCCTCGTGGTGATACGTGCGTCGCTCGGAGTGCCCCACCACGACGTAGCTGCAGCCCAGCTTGGCCAGGAACGCGCCGCTGATGTCGCCGGTGTAGGCACCGGAGTCGTGTTGCGACAGGTCCTGGGCGCCGTACGTCAGGCGCAGCTTGTCACCGTCGACGAGCGTCTGCACACTGCGCAGATCGGTGAACGGCGGGATGACGGTCACATCAACCTTGTCAAAGTACTTGTCCGGCAAGGCGAATGCGATCTTCTGCACCAGAGCGATGGCCTCGAAGTGATTGAGGTTCATCTTCCAGTTGCCGGCGATGAGCGGCTTGCGCGCCACGGGTCTCCTCGTTGATCTTGAGTGGACGAACTACTGCAAAATTTCGATACCGGGCAGGTCTTTGCCCTCTAGATATTCCAGCGACGCACCGCCACCGGTGGAGATGTGCGAGAAACCGTCCTCGGGCAGCCCGAGCTGACGCACAGCCGCGGCCGAGTCTCCGCCGCCCACGACGCTGAAGGCCCCCTTGGCCGTGGCACCGATGATGGCCTCGGCCACCCCCTTGGTGCCTGCCGCGAATGCCGGGAACTCGAACACACCCATCGGGCCGTTCCAGAACACCGTTTTGGCGTTCGAAAGCAGCGCGCTGAACCGCTTGACCGACTCCGGGCCGATGTCGAGGCCCATCTTGCCGTCCGGGATACGGTCCGAAGCGACCGTCTCGGGCTCGGCGTCGGCGGCGAACTTGTCGGCGACGACGATGTCGACCGGCAGGTGGATCACGTCGGCGTAGGTCTCCAGCAGGCGCTTGCAGGTGTCGATCATCTCCTCCTGGCACAGCGAGGTTCCTACCGAAACGCCTTGTGCCGCAAGGAAGGTGAAGCACATGCCGCCACCGATGATGAGGCTGTCGGCCTTGGTGGCGAGGTTCTCGATGACCGCGAGCTTGTCGGACACCTTGGAGCCGCCCAGCACCACGGCGTACGGCCGTTCGGTCGAGCTGGTCAGCTGCTCGAGCACCTTGACCTCGGCGTCCACGAGCGTGCCCGCGTAATGCGGCAACAGCGTCGCGATGTCGTACACCGACGCCTGCTTGCGGTGCACCACACCGAAGCCGTCGGACACGAAGGCACCCGGCGACCCGTCGGCGCCTTCCACGAGGGCGGCGAGTTCGTTGGCCAGCGCGAGCCGCTCGGCGTCGTCCTTGCTGGTCTCACGCGGATCGAAGCGGATGTTCTCCAGCAGCAGGACGTCGCCGTCAGTGAGGCCTTCGGCGCGGGCCAGTGCGTCGGTCCCGACCACGTCGCCGGCCAGCTGCACGTGCCGGCCCAGCTTCTCCCCCAGCGCCACGGCCACCGGGGCCAGCGAGAACTTGGGGTCGGGGCCGCCCTTGGGGCGCCCGAGGTGGGCGGTGACGACGACCTTCGCGCCCGCCTCGGCCAACGCCTGCAGCGTCGGGACAGAGGCGATGATGCGGCCCGGATCGGTGATGTTGCCCTGGTCGTCGAGCGGGACATTCAGGTCCGAGCGCACCAACACGCCCCGACCTTCCACACCCTCGGCCAACAGATCGTTGAGTGTCTTGACGCCCATCTTGCTCAGAGCGACTTGCCGACCAGTGCGACCAGATCGGCGAGGCGGTTGGAGTAGCCCCACTCGTTGTCGTACCAGGAGACCACCTTGGCCTGGTTGTCGATGACCTTGGTCAGACCCGAGTCGAACAGCGAGCTGTGCGGGTCGGTGACGATGTCGCTCGACACGATCGGGGCGTCGTAGTACTTCATGATGCCCTTGAGCGGGCCCTCGGCAGCGGCCTTCATCGCGGCGTTGATCTCGGCGACGGTGGCGGACTTGGCCAGCTCGGCCGTCAGGTCGGTCACCGAACCTGTGGGGACCGGCACGCGCATGGCGTAGCCGTCCAGCTTGCCCTTGAGCTCAGGCAGGACCAGGCCGATGGCCTTGGCGGCGCCGGTGGAGGTCGGCACGATGTTCAGTGCAGCGGCACGGGCGCGGCGCAGATCCTTGTGCGGGCCGTCCTGCAGGTTCTGGTCCTGGGTGTAGGCGTGGATGGTGGTCATCAGGCCGCGGACGATGCCGAACTCGTCGTTGAGGACCTTGGCCAGCGGGCCGAGGCAGTTGGTGGTGCACGACGCGTTGGAGATGATGTTCTGGCTGCCGTCGTACTTGTCGTCGTTGACGCCCATCACGATGGTGATGTCCTCGTCGGTGGCCGGCGCCGAGATGACGACCTTCTTGGCCCCCGCGTCGAGGTGGCCCTTGGCCTTGGCAGCGTTGGTGAAGATGCCGGTGGACTCGACTACGACGTCGACGCCGAGGTCGCCCCACGGCAGGGCCGCCGGGCCTTCTTTGACCTCAAGCGACTTGATCTTCTTGTCGCCGATGACGATGGTGTCGTCGCCCTCCAGGCTGACGTCCTGCGCCAGCCGGCCCAGGATCGAGTCGAACTTCAGCAAGTGAGCCAGGGTGGCGTTGTCGGTGAGGTCGTTGACCGCCACGATTTCGATGTCGGTGTTCTGACCCTCGGCCTGCTGCGCCGCAACGGCCCGGTAAAAGTTGCGGCCAATGCGGCCGAAGCCGTTGACGCCTACCCGGATGGTCACGTGATTTCTCCCTATGTCGCCAGTGGACTGCTCGCGCAACAGCCTAGTGGTGCCGGTCTCAGTGCGCGCGATCTGGTCAGCGCAGGGCCCGCGAGCTCAGTGTGGGTGCCGTCACGCGCCGCCGACCGGACTGGTTGACAATCTGGGCATGGCACTGACCGCTGCGGTGATCATCGTCGTCACGTTGGTCGTGATGACAACCGGCCGAACACCCGCGGTGCTGGCCCTGATCTGTGCGCTGGTGGCGGCCGGCCTGCTAGGTATCGCAACACCCAACGAATTGTTTGCCGGACTCAGCAACGGTGGGGTCGTCACGATCGCCGCGATGCTGGTCATCGCCAAGGGCGTGCTGCACACCGGGGTGGTGTCACGCGTGACGTTCCGGTTGCTGTCCGGGGTGAGCACCGCCGGGCAGGCGTTGCGCCGGTTGATCCCGCCGGTCGGTTTCGTCTCGGCGCTGATCAACACCACACCGATCGTGGCGATGCTGATCCCGGCCGCCAAGGAACTCCAGCAGCAGTCCGGAGTGCCGGCCCGCGGTGTCCTGCTGCCCGTCGCGCACGCCACGACCCTGGCCGGTTCGGCGACCCTGATCGGTACCAGCTCAAACCTCCTGATCGCCGCGCTGGCCGCCCCGTCGGGCGTGATGCTGTCGATGTTCTCGTTCGTCCCCGTCGCCGTGCCGGTCGCGATCATCGGCTGGCTGGTCCTGCTCGTCACCGCCCCGGTGATGCTGCGGGGCCGTGCCGACGAGGCCGAACGGGAGCTGTCCTGGCGTGCTGAGATCCCGGTATCGGTCAGCGCCAACGCCATCGGCCGCACCGCCGCGGAATTGGGCGTGCACACCACGCTGGAATACCAGCTGCTGGAAATCCGCCGGTGGGGCAAGGCGGTGACGTCCGATTCGGTGCTGGCCGCCGACGACGTGCTGGTCTACAAGTGCACCGAGGACGGCGTCCGAATGCTTTGGGGCAGTCCACGATTCGGGTTGTCGCCGCAGCGCCTTTACCTCGTCGCGGTGGCGAACAACGAGCAGGCCACGGTGCGCGATCTGGAGGAGGACGAGGACATCGTGGTGGTCGCGGCGCAGACCGACAAATTGCTGCGCGAGGCCCACGCCGAACCTGGGGAACTGTGCCTGGTGACCGCCAGTTCGGCCGAGGCGCTCTCCGAGCAGCCGCTCGTCGGGCTGTGGCAGCAGGCCACCGGCACCGCACCGCAGACCGGCAAAACCTGGATCGCCCTGGCCATCCTGACCGCTGTCATCGTCGCCGGGTCTCTCGGCCTGGCCGCTGTCGAGCTCGTCGCCGTGACCGGCGCAGTGCTGATGGTGCTCAGCGGGGTGCTCACGCCGCGCTCCGCGGCCCGTGCGCTGAACTGGAACATCCTGGCCATCATCGCGGGGTCGATCGGCCTTGGCACGATCGTGGTGAACAGCGGCCTGGGCGGCTACATCTCCGACGCGATCCTGCGGTTGTCGGGCAGCAGCATCCCGCTGGTCGTGCTCGTCGTGGTGGTGGGCACCACGCTGCTGACCAACGTCGTCACCAACGCCGCCGCCGCGGCGATCCTGACACCGGTCGTGCTGACCATCGCCACCTCCACCGGGCTGAATCCGGTTCTGCTGCTGATCCTGGTCGGGACGTGCATCTCGTTCACGTTCCTCAACCCGTTCAGCCACCAGTCCAACCTGATGGTGATGCGCCCCGGCGGGTACAGCTCGGCGACCTTCGTGCGCTTCGGCCTGCCGCTCACCGCGGTGTCGGTGCTGACGGCTTTCGGCGTCGGCTGGGCGCTGCTGTCGGTGTAGCCGAACCGGCTCAGGCGTCGTCGAGCAGGTCCGGGGTGACCGCCGACTCGGTGTCGGGAATGCCGTCCTGTTTGGCCTTGCGGTCGGCCATCGACAGCAAACGCCGAATCCGGCCTGCCACAGCATCTTTGGTCATCGGCGGGTCCGCCAGCCGACCCAGCTCCTCGAGGGAGGCCTGCCGATGCTCGACGCGCAGCTTGCCCGCGGCCGCCAGGTGGTCGGGCACCCCGTCGCCGAGGATGTGCAGCGCACGCTCGACGCGGGCGGCGGCGGCCACCGCGGCGCGTGCCGACCGGCGCAGGTTCGCGTCGTCGAAGTTCGCCAGCCGGTTGGCCGTGGCCCGGACCTCCCGGCGCATGCGGCGTTCCTCCCAGGTCAGTCGGGTGTCCTGGGCGCCCATCCGGGTCAGCAGGGCACCGATGGCCTCACCGTCCCGGACCACCACGCGGTCACTGCCGCGCACCTCGCGAGCCTTGGCGTTGACCCCGAGCCGCCGCGCCGCGCCCACCAGCGCCAGCGCCGCCTCGGGCCCCGGGCAGCTGACCTCAAGCGCCGACGACCGGCCGGGCTCGGTCAGCGAACCGTGCGCCAGAAACGCTCCTCGCCAGGCGGCTTCGGCGTCGCCGACGCTACCGCCCACCACCTGCGCGGGCAGCCCGCGCACGGGACGGCCACGCAGATCGAGCAGGCCGGTCTGCCGCGCGAGCGCTTCGCCGTCGGTGGCGACCCGCACCACGTAGCGGGTGTTCTTGCGGATACCGCTGGCCGACAGCACGTGC
It encodes the following:
- a CDS encoding MspA family porin, with the protein product MAGGVAVADPLPVADVTQSADTDDGWHLSASLTRMTINSVPNMAATAFTREGFVTGKAAATIDGNGGVAVNSGTLVLGLQLGCQIDLSEGASVGGNADIGINPGINGNVLNDIGPYADLGGNVSVNLLPGTITNIGLGKKELKGRTGEIVVHDAHVKVDACGGPVPIRFFATAMIDTDTSDDSVNAYGDILSL
- the secG gene encoding preprotein translocase subunit SecG, whose translation is MQLALQIILVVTSVLVVLLVLLHRAKGGGLSTLFGGGVQSSLSGSTVVEKNLDRLTLFVTGIWLVSIVGVALQIKYA
- the tpiA gene encoding triose-phosphate isomerase — protein: MARKPLIAGNWKMNLNHFEAIALVQKIAFALPDKYFDKVDVTVIPPFTDLRSVQTLVDGDKLRLTYGAQDLSQHDSGAYTGDISGAFLAKLGCSYVVVGHSERRTYHHEDDALVAAKTAAAFKHGVTPIVCIGEQLEVREAGDHVEFNINSLRGSLAGLSKEQIGQVVIAYEPVWAIGTGRVASAADAQEVCKAIRDELGNLSTPELAAGIRVLYGGSVNAKNAGEIVAQPDIDGALVGGASLDGEQFATLSAIAAGGPLP
- a CDS encoding phosphoglycerate kinase, which gives rise to MGVKTLNDLLAEGVEGRGVLVRSDLNVPLDDQGNITDPGRIIASVPTLQALAEAGAKVVVTAHLGRPKGGPDPKFSLAPVAVALGEKLGRHVQLAGDVVGTDALARAEGLTDGDVLLLENIRFDPRETSKDDAERLALANELAALVEGADGSPGAFVSDGFGVVHRKQASVYDIATLLPHYAGTLVDAEVKVLEQLTSSTERPYAVVLGGSKVSDKLAVIENLATKADSLIIGGGMCFTFLAAQGVSVGTSLCQEEMIDTCKRLLETYADVIHLPVDIVVADKFAADAEPETVASDRIPDGKMGLDIGPESVKRFSALLSNAKTVFWNGPMGVFEFPAFAAGTKGVAEAIIGATAKGAFSVVGGGDSAAAVRQLGLPEDGFSHISTGGGASLEYLEGKDLPGIEILQ
- the gap gene encoding type I glyceraldehyde-3-phosphate dehydrogenase, which translates into the protein MTIRVGVNGFGRIGRNFYRAVAAQQAEGQNTDIEIVAVNDLTDNATLAHLLKFDSILGRLAQDVSLEGDDTIVIGDKKIKSLEVKEGPAALPWGDLGVDVVVESTGIFTNAAKAKGHLDAGAKKVVISAPATDEDITIVMGVNDDKYDGSQNIISNASCTTNCLGPLAKVLNDEFGIVRGLMTTIHAYTQDQNLQDGPHKDLRRARAAALNIVPTSTGAAKAIGLVLPELKGKLDGYAMRVPVPTGSVTDLTAELAKSATVAEINAAMKAAAEGPLKGIMKYYDAPIVSSDIVTDPHSSLFDSGLTKVIDNQAKVVSWYDNEWGYSNRLADLVALVGKSL
- a CDS encoding SLC13 family permease: MALTAAVIIVVTLVVMTTGRTPAVLALICALVAAGLLGIATPNELFAGLSNGGVVTIAAMLVIAKGVLHTGVVSRVTFRLLSGVSTAGQALRRLIPPVGFVSALINTTPIVAMLIPAAKELQQQSGVPARGVLLPVAHATTLAGSATLIGTSSNLLIAALAAPSGVMLSMFSFVPVAVPVAIIGWLVLLVTAPVMLRGRADEAERELSWRAEIPVSVSANAIGRTAAELGVHTTLEYQLLEIRRWGKAVTSDSVLAADDVLVYKCTEDGVRMLWGSPRFGLSPQRLYLVAVANNEQATVRDLEEDEDIVVVAAQTDKLLREAHAEPGELCLVTASSAEALSEQPLVGLWQQATGTAPQTGKTWIALAILTAVIVAGSLGLAAVELVAVTGAVLMVLSGVLTPRSAARALNWNILAIIAGSIGLGTIVVNSGLGGYISDAILRLSGSSIPLVVLVVVVGTTLLTNVVTNAAAAAILTPVVLTIATSTGLNPVLLLILVGTCISFTFLNPFSHQSNLMVMRPGGYSSATFVRFGLPLTAVSVLTAFGVGWALLSV
- the whiA gene encoding DNA-binding protein WhiA; the protein is MTAEVKDELSRLVVNSVSARRAEVASLLRFAGGLHIVAGRVVVEAEVDLGIIARRLRKDIHDLYGYNAVVHVLSASGIRKNTRYVVRVATDGEALARQTGLLDLRGRPVRGLPAQVVGGSVGDAEAAWRGAFLAHGSLTEPGRSSALEVSCPGPEAALALVGAARRLGVNAKAREVRGSDRVVVRDGEAIGALLTRMGAQDTRLTWEERRMRREVRATANRLANFDDANLRRSARAAVAAAARVERALHILGDGVPDHLAAAGKLRVEHRQASLEELGRLADPPMTKDAVAGRIRRLLSMADRKAKQDGIPDTESAVTPDLLDDA